One part of the Bradyrhizobium sp. CB1650 genome encodes these proteins:
- a CDS encoding alpha/beta hydrolase — MRDWDDAYANSAHVPGSDKLPALWAERAAGYRAGLKSFRSDIAYGPGERQRLDLILPDGDSKGLVVFVHGGYWMRFAKSDWTDLAEGARHHGWTVALPSYTLTPVARISDITAEIAAAIAMAASLVSGPIRLAGHSAGGHLVTRMLCDDSRLEPAVYNRIAATLSISGLHDLRPLLKTKMNQTLQMTTEEATLESAALCLPRGHAPVTTWVGGAERPEFIRQAELMANVWTGFDVPMRLVVEPGLNHFTVVDGLKDPSSPITARLVGLD; from the coding sequence ATGCGCGATTGGGATGATGCCTATGCCAACTCGGCCCATGTGCCGGGCTCGGACAAGTTGCCGGCGCTGTGGGCGGAGCGGGCGGCGGGTTATCGCGCCGGGCTGAAGAGCTTTCGTTCCGACATCGCTTATGGCCCCGGCGAGCGCCAGCGGCTCGACCTGATCCTTCCCGACGGCGACAGCAAGGGTCTCGTCGTGTTCGTCCACGGCGGCTACTGGATGCGCTTCGCCAAGTCGGACTGGACTGATCTGGCCGAAGGCGCGCGGCATCATGGCTGGACGGTGGCGCTGCCGAGCTACACGCTGACGCCGGTCGCGCGCATTTCCGACATCACCGCCGAAATCGCCGCTGCCATCGCCATGGCGGCTTCGCTCGTCTCCGGCCCGATCCGGCTCGCCGGCCACTCTGCCGGCGGCCACCTCGTCACGCGCATGCTGTGCGACGACAGCCGGCTCGAACCCGCCGTCTACAACCGCATCGCCGCGACGCTCTCGATCAGCGGCCTGCACGATCTGCGTCCACTGCTGAAGACGAAGATGAATCAGACGCTCCAGATGACGACGGAGGAGGCGACGCTCGAAAGCGCGGCGCTGTGCCTGCCGCGTGGGCATGCGCCGGTTACGACCTGGGTCGGCGGTGCCGAACGGCCAGAGTTCATCCGCCAGGCCGAATTGATGGCGAACGTCTGGACCGGCTTCGATGTGCCGATGCGCCTCGTGGTCGAGCCGGGGCTCAACCATTTCACGGTGGTCGACGGGTTGAAGGATCCGTCGTCGCCGATCACCGCGCGCCTGGTCGGCCTCGACTGA
- a CDS encoding ArgE/DapE family deacylase, translating to MNAETQQRIVDAVDAGFEAQLATTRDFVAIPSTRGAEGPCQDMIGDLLRARGYEVDDWHINVDDLKDLRGFGPIEHDFSKARTVVGTYRPRTEAGKSLILQGHCDVVPAGPLELWDTPPFSPVMKDGKMFGRGACDMKSGTIGALYALDAIKAAGFRPTARIHFQSVIEEESTGVGALSTLQRGYRADACFIPEPTGGKMVRSQVGVIWFRLRVKGHPVHVAHAGSGANAIMAAYHLIQALQKLEIEWNERARSDRHFKTLNHPINFNPGIIKGGDWASSVPAWCDVDCRIAVLPGWSIADHQKEIVACVAAAARNHRFLANNPPEIEWSGFLSEGYELTDAVAPEAAFAKAFDKAYGGAVEDLVFTALTDTRFYGLNYGIPSLCFGASGAEMHGFNEYVDLESLKKATKAMALFVAEWCGVEKA from the coding sequence ATGAATGCCGAAACGCAGCAGAGGATTGTTGACGCCGTCGACGCGGGTTTCGAAGCCCAGCTTGCGACCACACGCGATTTTGTCGCGATCCCCTCGACCCGCGGTGCCGAGGGGCCGTGCCAGGACATGATCGGCGACCTCCTGCGCGCGCGCGGCTACGAGGTCGACGACTGGCACATCAATGTCGACGACCTGAAGGATCTGCGCGGCTTCGGGCCGATCGAGCACGATTTCTCCAAGGCGCGTACGGTCGTCGGCACCTACCGTCCGAGGACCGAGGCGGGCAAATCGCTGATCCTCCAGGGCCACTGCGACGTTGTGCCCGCCGGTCCCCTGGAACTGTGGGACACGCCGCCGTTCTCGCCCGTCATGAAGGACGGCAAGATGTTCGGCCGCGGCGCCTGCGACATGAAGTCCGGCACCATCGGCGCGCTCTATGCGCTGGACGCGATCAAAGCGGCAGGCTTTCGGCCGACGGCGCGGATCCACTTCCAGTCGGTGATCGAGGAGGAGAGCACCGGCGTCGGCGCGCTCTCGACGCTTCAGCGCGGCTATCGCGCCGATGCCTGCTTCATTCCGGAGCCGACCGGCGGCAAGATGGTGCGCTCGCAGGTCGGCGTCATCTGGTTTCGTCTGCGGGTGAAGGGCCATCCCGTTCATGTTGCGCATGCAGGCTCGGGCGCCAACGCGATCATGGCGGCGTATCATTTGATCCAGGCGCTCCAGAAGCTCGAGATCGAGTGGAACGAGCGCGCCAGGAGTGATCGCCACTTCAAGACGCTCAACCATCCCATCAACTTCAACCCGGGCATCATCAAGGGCGGCGACTGGGCGTCCAGCGTGCCGGCCTGGTGCGATGTCGACTGCCGTATCGCGGTGCTGCCGGGCTGGTCGATCGCCGATCACCAGAAGGAGATCGTGGCCTGTGTCGCCGCTGCCGCGCGCAACCATCGCTTCCTCGCCAACAACCCGCCGGAGATCGAATGGTCGGGCTTCCTGTCGGAAGGCTATGAACTGACCGACGCCGTCGCGCCGGAAGCCGCCTTCGCCAAGGCCTTCGACAAGGCCTATGGCGGCGCGGTCGAAGACCTCGTTTTCACCGCGCTCACCGATACCCGCTTCTACGGTCTCAACTATGGCATCCCGAGCCTCTGCTTCGGCGCGAGCGGCGCCGAGATGCACGGCTTCAACGAATATGTCGATCTGGAGTCGCTGAAGAAGGCGACCAAGGCCATGGCGCTGTTCGTCGCCGAATGGTGTGGGGTGGAGAAAGCGTAG
- a CDS encoding pyridoxamine 5'-phosphate oxidase family protein produces the protein MSQDHIQDGEIEDSYPTSARNQVKRRHDRGFYDHATVHRILDSSMLCHVSYVIDGQPYCTPTFFWREGTKLYWHGSSASRMLRNQSRGERVCLTVAHLDSLVLARCGFNHSADYRAVMAFGTAYLVTDPEEKERALVAMVDRFFPDRTAGLRQSNTQEIKATSFIAMEIEEASAKVRAKGVADDDEDYALPIYAERIPVRTVLGAPEPCPRLRDGVTRPATLNGYSEGRLLEDALRDAYFAQYPTG, from the coding sequence GTGAGCCAAGACCACATCCAAGACGGCGAGATCGAAGATTCCTATCCGACGTCGGCGCGCAACCAGGTCAAGCGCCGTCACGACCGCGGTTTCTACGATCACGCCACCGTCCACCGCATCCTGGATTCCTCGATGCTCTGTCACGTCTCCTACGTGATCGACGGCCAGCCCTATTGCACGCCGACCTTCTTCTGGCGCGAAGGGACGAAGCTCTATTGGCACGGCTCCAGCGCCAGCCGCATGCTGCGCAACCAGTCGAGGGGCGAGCGCGTGTGCCTGACGGTGGCCCATCTCGACAGCCTGGTGCTGGCGCGCTGCGGCTTCAATCACTCCGCCGACTACCGCGCGGTGATGGCGTTCGGCACCGCCTATCTCGTCACCGATCCCGAGGAGAAGGAGCGCGCGCTGGTCGCCATGGTCGACCGCTTCTTCCCGGATCGCACAGCAGGCCTGCGCCAGAGCAACACACAAGAGATCAAGGCGACCTCCTTCATCGCGATGGAGATCGAGGAGGCCTCGGCAAAAGTCCGCGCCAAGGGCGTAGCCGACGACGATGAAGACTACGCGTTGCCGATCTATGCCGAGCGCATTCCGGTGCGCACGGTGCTCGGCGCGCCGGAGCCGTGCCCGCGGCTGCGCGACGGCGTGACGCGGCCTGCGACGCTGAATGGCTATTCGGAAGGCCGGTTGCTCGAAGATGCATTGCGGGATGCCTATTTTGCACAGTACCCGACCGGCTGA
- a CDS encoding PLP-dependent aminotransferase family protein codes for MRNIPTNFAASPARSELPLDLTGPHITAGTSAAHRLYQALCEMIVAGLVKPGEPLPPSRTLAKQTGFRRNAIVTAYERLIADGFAEATVGSGTFVAVRIPARAAEPKKPKVAVEVPRQGAFSLGCTHIDERAVQRFRAFVGRRMRAFGAEHLHYGDPRGSRELRAAIADHLLSARGLRCDPDQIMLTSGTLHALRIVLSAILKPNDQVWCEDPGYPAARSTIAHCGYRAVSVPVDEYGMRIAKGCAAAPSARAAYVTPSHQFPLGVQMSMPRRLELLDWAKAASAFVFEDDYDSEFRYDGAPLMSLAGIDRLQRVIYMGTFAKTLFPGLRIGYCALPERLIADVTAARAALDRFPGTLMEGAVADMLNSGAFAANLKRVRKLYREARDALAATLEAASDGILSVPVPSQGLHLVARFDPSIDLTVAAQAKQAAGAEGWLLADTYSRARPLPGFVLGFSGHAVSELVASAERLARESRTALRANGKPARRT; via the coding sequence ATGCGAAATATTCCGACCAATTTCGCCGCCTCTCCAGCCAGGTCCGAGCTGCCGCTCGACCTCACCGGCCCGCACATCACGGCCGGCACCTCCGCAGCGCACCGGCTGTACCAGGCGCTGTGCGAGATGATCGTCGCCGGGCTGGTAAAACCCGGCGAGCCGCTGCCGCCGTCACGGACACTGGCAAAGCAGACGGGTTTCCGGCGCAACGCCATCGTCACCGCCTATGAGCGCCTGATCGCCGACGGCTTCGCCGAGGCGACCGTCGGCTCCGGCACCTTCGTCGCCGTGCGCATCCCGGCACGCGCCGCTGAGCCGAAGAAGCCGAAAGTCGCTGTCGAGGTGCCGCGGCAAGGCGCGTTCTCACTCGGCTGCACCCATATCGACGAGCGCGCAGTGCAACGCTTCCGCGCGTTCGTCGGCCGGCGCATGCGCGCCTTCGGTGCCGAGCATCTCCATTATGGCGATCCGCGCGGCAGCCGTGAGCTGCGCGCCGCGATCGCCGATCACCTCTTGTCGGCGCGAGGCCTGCGCTGCGATCCCGACCAGATCATGCTGACCTCGGGTACGTTGCATGCGCTGCGAATCGTTCTCAGCGCGATTCTGAAGCCGAATGATCAGGTCTGGTGCGAGGATCCCGGCTATCCCGCCGCCCGCAGCACCATAGCGCATTGTGGGTATCGCGCGGTGTCCGTTCCCGTCGACGAGTACGGCATGCGCATCGCCAAAGGCTGTGCGGCCGCTCCTTCCGCGCGCGCGGCCTATGTGACGCCGTCGCACCAGTTTCCACTGGGCGTCCAGATGTCGATGCCGCGGCGGCTCGAACTGCTGGACTGGGCGAAAGCGGCGAGCGCTTTCGTGTTCGAGGACGACTACGACAGCGAGTTTCGCTATGACGGTGCACCGCTGATGTCGCTCGCCGGCATCGATCGTCTCCAGCGCGTGATCTACATGGGCACGTTTGCCAAGACCCTGTTTCCGGGCTTGCGCATCGGCTATTGCGCCCTGCCCGAGCGACTGATCGCGGACGTGACCGCGGCACGCGCCGCGCTCGACCGCTTTCCCGGCACGCTGATGGAGGGCGCGGTCGCCGACATGCTCAATTCCGGGGCCTTCGCGGCAAACCTGAAGCGCGTGCGAAAACTCTATCGCGAGGCGCGCGATGCACTGGCCGCGACGCTTGAAGCCGCATCCGACGGGATACTCTCGGTGCCGGTGCCGTCACAGGGCCTGCATTTGGTTGCACGGTTCGATCCGTCCATCGACCTTACAGTCGCGGCACAGGCCAAGCAGGCGGCCGGCGCGGAGGGCTGGCTGTTGGCCGACACTTATTCACGCGCGCGTCCCCTGCCCGGCTTCGTGCTGGGATTTTCGGGACACGCGGTTTCGGAACTTGTCGCATCCGCCGAGCGGCTCGCGCGGGAATCGCGTACCGCCTTGCGCGCGAACGGCAAACCGGCTCGCCGGACGTGA
- a CDS encoding DUF6719 family protein, which yields MLLRRTTCLSLLISTALATTAHAATVGREQDIVDLKLGQRVLVDDGTCPAGQVKEVRGAKMTDKGVSRTSACVPRFGPKSK from the coding sequence ATGCTGCTGCGCCGCACGACCTGCCTCTCGCTCCTGATCTCCACCGCGCTGGCGACGACGGCGCACGCGGCCACGGTCGGGCGCGAACAGGACATCGTCGATCTCAAGCTCGGCCAGCGCGTGCTCGTGGATGACGGAACCTGTCCCGCCGGACAGGTCAAGGAAGTCCGCGGCGCGAAGATGACCGACAAAGGGGTCTCGCGGACGAGTGCCTGCGTGCCGCGGTTCGGCCCGAAGTCGAAATGA
- a CDS encoding CreA family protein yields MSSRFPDLSGIRLKDFTLFLLLLILPATSALAADEPDLIFRRSTVFKWVSPNDKLATYGLDDPEVEGVACHFTVPERGGFKGWLGLAEEVSDVSLACRQVGPIKFKNKLEQGDDMFRRRRSLFFKKMQIVRGCDAKRNVLVYMVYSDKLIEGSPKNSTSTVPIMPWGTSDTNIEKCGDFFTQ; encoded by the coding sequence ATGTCATCCCGTTTCCCCGATCTTTCCGGCATCCGCTTGAAAGACTTCACTTTATTCCTCCTGCTGCTGATCCTGCCCGCGACCTCCGCGTTAGCTGCCGATGAGCCGGATCTGATCTTCCGCCGCTCCACCGTGTTCAAATGGGTCAGCCCCAACGACAAGCTCGCGACCTACGGTCTCGACGATCCCGAGGTGGAGGGGGTGGCTTGTCATTTCACGGTGCCGGAGAGGGGCGGATTCAAGGGCTGGCTGGGGCTGGCAGAGGAGGTCTCGGACGTCTCGCTGGCCTGCCGCCAGGTCGGCCCCATCAAGTTCAAGAACAAGCTCGAGCAGGGCGATGACATGTTCCGCAGGCGCCGCTCGCTGTTCTTCAAGAAGATGCAGATCGTGCGTGGCTGTGACGCTAAGCGCAACGTGCTGGTCTACATGGTTTATTCCGACAAGCTGATCGAGGGCTCACCGAAGAACTCGACCTCGACGGTGCCGATCATGCCGTGGGGTACGTCGGACACGAACATCGAGAAATGCGGCGACTTCTTCACCCAGTGA